One window of the Candidatus Phycorickettsia trachydisci genome contains the following:
- a CDS encoding TrbG/VirB9 family P-type conjugative transfer protein: protein MRVKKIITLIVSIVCSTLCWGEDKNLLDYEEILQLTTDSRIKSYVYNPNEVYLLVLHFGFQSNIEFAKGEKVQTISLGDTYAWKITPLDNMLFIKPLEKNIRTNMTIITNKRKYQFDLVAKTFEEGEEEDLVYLIRFYYPKTSKQNGR, encoded by the coding sequence ATGAGAGTTAAAAAAATTATAACGCTTATAGTTAGCATTGTTTGCTCAACTTTATGTTGGGGAGAAGACAAAAACTTGCTAGATTATGAAGAAATTTTGCAATTAACAACTGATAGCAGAATTAAAAGCTACGTTTATAATCCTAACGAAGTATATCTCCTAGTATTACATTTTGGCTTTCAATCTAATATCGAGTTTGCCAAAGGTGAAAAAGTGCAAACAATCTCTTTAGGAGATACCTATGCATGGAAAATTACTCCTTTAGATAACATGCTTTTCATTAAGCCTTTAGAAAAAAATATCAGAACTAACATGACTATCATTACCAATAAACGCAAATATCAATTTGATCTGGTAGCCAAAACATTTGAAGAAGGTGAAGAAGAGGACTTAGTTTACCTCATTAGATTTTATTACCCTAAAACATCAAAGCAAAATGGCAGATAA
- a CDS encoding DUF3576 domain-containing protein, whose protein sequence is MSKIYLAIIFLITIPFTCLSNDQYPKPSHEKKIDEMGSIIGGDGIRINNSEKPRKKHHQPRKDYHKALWQAAMEYLGPRHIISSHYEGGSIVTDWYHEGGHETKVLILIKGRNLSDKAISVKVWSRLHSKEARHNIGRKAELEKEIKEAILKMAKEHLA, encoded by the coding sequence ATGTCTAAAATTTATCTAGCAATTATTTTTTTAATCACAATTCCTTTTACTTGCCTTAGTAATGATCAATATCCTAAACCATCCCATGAAAAAAAGATTGACGAGATGGGCTCAATTATTGGTGGTGATGGTATTAGGATTAATAACTCTGAAAAGCCACGTAAAAAACACCATCAACCACGTAAAGATTATCATAAAGCTTTATGGCAAGCTGCGATGGAGTATTTAGGGCCAAGACACATTATATCAAGTCATTACGAAGGCGGTAGTATAGTAACGGATTGGTATCATGAAGGAGGACATGAAACAAAAGTCCTGATTCTTATAAAGGGTCGGAACTTATCAGACAAAGCAATTAGCGTTAAAGTATGGAGCAGGCTTCACTCCAAAGAGGCTCGTCATAATATCGGACGTAAGGCTGAGCTTGAAAAAGAAATCAAAGAAGCAATCCTTAAAATGGCAAAAGAGCACCTGGCATAA
- a CDS encoding virB8 family protein: MSISEKFKSIFKAKAQKYSEIGVTEKVTWATERYESILTQRNLFVLITIIALVGLSIAMLSAVKIMNSKEIMPFVIQVDESTGSTTIVNPLGSEILNGNDSLSRYFIKKYISARETYNSADFDTVSLKFVKLTSTDNLYFSYYRYISNKDTDPRKMYGTSNSTYIKIKSWSKLENDKFICRFSVHETAGGLRVWNKIAIVKAHYVAMELDPEEQDMNPVGFQVTDYRVDDDES, translated from the coding sequence ATGAGTATATCAGAAAAATTCAAATCAATCTTTAAAGCAAAAGCCCAAAAATATTCAGAAATAGGGGTAACAGAAAAAGTTACATGGGCCACAGAGCGCTATGAATCGATACTTACTCAAAGAAATTTATTTGTATTAATTACGATCATCGCTCTAGTTGGTTTATCGATAGCAATGCTATCAGCTGTAAAAATTATGAACTCTAAGGAAATCATGCCTTTTGTGATACAGGTCGATGAGTCTACGGGTTCTACAACTATTGTTAATCCCTTGGGATCTGAAATATTAAATGGTAACGATTCTTTATCAAGATATTTTATTAAAAAATATATTTCGGCTCGAGAAACTTACAATTCGGCCGATTTTGATACTGTTTCGTTGAAATTCGTAAAGCTGACTTCAACTGATAATTTATATTTCAGCTATTATCGCTATATATCCAATAAGGATACCGATCCTAGAAAAATGTATGGGACCTCTAATTCAACTTATATAAAAATAAAATCCTGGTCTAAATTAGAAAACGATAAATTTATTTGTAGATTTTCAGTACATGAAACCGCTGGAGGACTTAGAGTATGGAATAAAATTGCGATAGTCAAAGCGCACTATGTTGCTATGGAACTTGATCCTGAAGAACAAGATATGAATCCCGTAGGTTTTCAAGTAACCGATTATAGAGTGGATGACGATGAGAGTTAA